The stretch of DNA TACTGTGGTATCACCCAGTGGGAAAAATGTAGGTGCATCGTTTGTAATTGTGACAGCTTGAACATCGGTTGCATTTGGCGGAGTCAAAGAAACTACGTTTTGTTTTTCAGATGTAGCCTCTATTGTTAGGCCTGCAATTGGTGCAATGACTGGCTTTGTTGTATCTATTATGGTGACCTTTTGTGTCGCAGATCCGACGTTGCCAGCCAAGTCCACTGCAGCCCACGTTACTGTGGTCTCGCCCAGTGGAAAAGATTGTGGTGCATCGTTTGTAATTGAGGATATTTCGGAATTGTCAGTTATTGTTGGCTGGCCTAATTCCACAAAGTTCTGATCAAGGCTTGTTGCTTCATACGTTATTGCAGACGGTGCCTTTACCTTTGGCGGTTTAGTGTCAATTATTGTTACAGTCTGTGTTGCAGTCGCCTCGTTTTTTGCAACATCGATTGCAGTCCAGGTAACTATTGTCTCTCCAAGTGGGAATGTCTCTGGTGCATCGTTTTCTATTGATAATACTCCCACCAGATCATTTACTGTTGGGTTGCCAAGGTTTGCGGTGTTTTGCGCGCCATTTGCCTCTAGTGTGATATCTGTCAATCCAGAAATTACTGGCGGTGTGGAATCGCCAACGGTTATGGTCTGGGTTGCAATTCCCATGTTTCCGGCATTGTCTATTGCTGTCCAGATTACTGTGGTAATTCCTAGAGGGAATTCCTCTGGTGCGTTACTGCCAAGGGATTTGATGCCGGATTCGTCAGTCGCAATTGCTTGGCCTATCGATACACGGGTCAAGCCTCCTGTCGCTTCTACGTAAAGGTCCTTTGGAGGCGTGACTGTGGGCTTTTTGAGGTCGGTTCCTGTCGGTTTTGTGGTAGTTGTAGTTGTTGTTGTGGTGGTAGTTGTGCTCTCTGTTGCGGTATCTTTAGAGCCAAACTTTTGGATTCTGTGATTGCTAGAATCTACTACGAATAAATCGCCATCAGAGTCAGCCGCAACGTCCTTTGGCATCTTGAATTGAGAGTTACCTGTTCCTGTCTTGCCAAAGCTGATCACTGTCTTTCCATCTTTGTCCAATACCACTATTCTGTTGTTGCTAGAATCTGCAAGGATTAGGTTTGATCCCGAATCAATATCAATTCCATCTGGAGAAATAGCAAGGCCGCCAATTGATGAGTTGTAGCTGGTCACAAATGCCCCATTAGAGTTGAATTTGAGAATTTTTTTGTTTCCGGCATCAGCGACGAAAACATTTCCATCTGAATCCACCGCTATGCCGAGTGGTGTTAGAAATCCGCCATCGGATGTTCCGCTAGAGCCAATAATGGATACAAATTTTCCAGTAGAGTCAAATTTTTGGACTCGCGAGTTGCCCGTATCTACTACAAAAACAAAATTGTCTTTAGACACCGCAATACCGTTTGGAAGCTTTAGCTTGCCTGCCTCGGTCCCTGTTCCTCCCCATGAAGATACAAAGTTTCCATTGGTGTCAAATTTTTTTACAACGTTTAGTTCGTGGTCTGCCACATAGACGTAGCCACCGCCCACTGCAATTCCTGCAGGTGCGTGAAATTCAGACTTGCCAGTTCCCTTGGAGCCCCATGCATGCAAGAATTCGCCATCGTTGTCAAATTTCTGGACTCGCGCATTTCCAAGGTCTGTGACATAGATGTTGCCAGAATCGTCTAGTGCGGCATATTGAGGATAGGTAAATGCTCCGGTCTTGACTAGTCCTTGGGTTCCAAAGCTGGACACATACGGATAGTTCACGGCTGCCAGCGCAGGCTGGGATAATACCATAGTAAAAACAAAAAACGCTACTAGCGTAGCTATTTTTAGCTGCATTTACGCATTGTTGGCTTTTTTGGCAAAAGATCTGCCAAGTTAGGAATAGTTGAAGTTTAGGTCAATTTTTGACACTTAGAACGGTTTGTTGACTTCGCGCGTAAAGACATAGCTGGCAATGACTAGCATCGAGACCACAAATGCGCCAATTATGCCCAGGCTCACTACAGCAGATACTCCTTCCGTTACGCCCGTCATCATTTCCCGCACCAGAAGAACCGTATAGGTAACAGGGTTTAGCCTAGCAACTGTCGCAAGCCAGTCTGGGAGCAACTCCAGTGGGAACAAAGCTGGGCTGAGCATGAAAAGTGGCATTCCAAGAAAATTGATTATTCCCCAAAATGTCTCCTGTGATTTTGCAGTGGCCGCCACAATTACGGAAATTCCGGAAAACCCAAGAGAAAATAAAATCACAAGTGCCATTATTGGAATGATTACCAAGAGATTTGAAAATGTGACACCAATTAGAATAGCAATGCCAATTATCAAGGCAGACTGCATTGCAGAAATCAGCGATATTGCAAGCATCTTCCCAAGCGCTATTGATGATCTTGACGCCGGCGACACCAGTGCCTTGTTCATGAATCCATACCTTCTGTCCCATAACGTGTTTACGCCGCCAAAGATGCTGGTAAATATTGCAGTCAGAATTATGACGCCAGGTGCCATGAATTCCAGATAGCTTCCATCAAAGCCAACAGACTGGATTAGCGGCTTTGTTCCAGCAAAGGTATGGCCTATAACAATTATCCATATTGCGGGCTGGATCAGTCTTATTAGAACTCCGCTTCGAGACTTTCTGTATCTTTTCAGCTCGCGCCAAAACACAGTATAGGTGTCGTATAACATCATGTCTTCATCCTCTGCATTTTGCGGTATTCCTTTCTTCTATCGTATGATTTCTGAGTGCTGTCGTCTCTCAGGTCATGGCCGGTAAAAGACAAGAACACGTCATCCAGCGTTGGCTGCGTTATGGACACGGATTTTATTGCAATACCAAGACTAGAAGAAAGAGAAAATATCATCGGGGCAACCTCGGTTCCCTTTGCGGAAAAAACTGTAATGGTATCGTCCAGAATTGTGGCATCGCGCACAAACTCGATTTGTTTTATCTTGGAGACAAGCTCGGCTTTAGCAGGATTTTCCTCTATTGTAAGGGAAATGACTCCTCCGCCAAGCGCATTTTTGAGGCTGGAAGGCGCATCTATTGTCTGGATTTTGCCATGATCTATTATTCCGACTCGCCCGCAAAGCTTGTCGGCTTCTTCCATGTAATGGGTGGTAAGAAAAATAGTCATCTTGTACTCATTGTGGATTTTTTTGATATACTCCCAGATTTTCTGCCGGGTTTGTATGTCAAGGCCCACAGTCGGCTCATCTAGGAATAACACCTTGGGCCTGTGCAAGAGTCCTCCGGCAATTTCCAGCCTCTTTCTCATTCCGCCAGAATATGTGATTGCTGCATCGTTTGCCTTGTCGTCTAATTCCACTAGATTCAGTAGATCCTCGATTCTGGAATTTATTTGGTCTTTTGGTATGTGGTTTAGTCTTGCCTGCAGCAAGAGATTTTCCCTTCCTGTCAGATACTCATCAATTGTTATGTCTTGCTGTACATAACCGATACTTGCGCGGACATTTTTTTGCTGGGTTGCAACATTGTATCCTGCGACAAACGCCTCTCCACCTGACGGCTTGAGCAGTGTGGTCAGGATCATCATTGTTGTGCTTTTGCCTGCGCCGTTTGGCCCAAGAAATCCAAAGATCTCGCCTTCCTCTACGTCAATAGATATTCCATCGACTGCCACCGTTCCTGATTTGTAGATTTTTTTGAGATCCTTGGTTTGTATAGAATACACTGATACTGGCCCCAGATATTGCTATAAAATGCTAGGTTTTTGCACCACAGCAAAGCCCGCACAAAAAAATTAAAAATAACAAATTTGTTTTATCAAGTCATGAAAGGACTGTGTCATGTGTGTAATTCCTCAAACGTGGAGACAACACTGCAAAACGGCATGCCGGTTTGCGCCGCCTGCAAGTCTAAAACAAAATAAAAATTAATGTAGGTTCTTGAACTGATCTTTTGTCAGCTTCAGGATTACTTTTTCACCGACACCCCAAATGTCCGACTTGGTTACGATTCTTGTGTGGATCAGACCATCAGATACTTCGATAGAGTGCAGTTCATTTGTCTGCGGGTCCTTTACCAGTCGCTTTATCTTGCCTAGTTTGTGGCCGTCAATGTCGACTACCTGGACGTTGGTCCTGACTGGCGACCTTGAGAGCAAAAGTGTCTCTTCTGTGAAATGGTCAATGTATTCTGCCGGCAAATAATAGTCCTTGTGAAACCCTTGGTGTATTGTGACTCCAGATACCGCTAGGGTCTTGGAGTTGATGTGGATGTGCTTTACCTCGCCGTACTTGATGCCCTCTCGGTCAACTACGCGCTTGCCTGTGAATGTGTCTGCGGTGCAGTTGTTTTGTGGTATTTCTTCTAGTGCTGCCATGCGGTACGGTTTTGAAAATCCTTTATCCAAACCAAAAATCACAATTTTCAATCAATCGGATTAAATTACTTGACTTTGGGCACGCCTCATGCAAAAAAGCGCTTTTCGAGCCACGCTAACCACAAAAGGTAGAAAGACAGGCGAGCCACATTCCGTTCAGCTACGCGCTGTATGGTATGATAATATGGTGTATTTTTCTCGCAGAAATGAAAATGCGGACTGGCTAAAAAATGCCCTTGCCGACAATTCAGTATCAGTAGAGTTTGATGGAAAAACACATCACGGAATGGCATCGCTGGTAACGGATGAATCCCTTGCCAAGAAAATCTCAGAGCTGAAATACCCAGGAGAGGAGAGAGCCCAAGAAGTGCGCACAATATTGCAGATCAAACTAAGCTGAATCAGACTTTTATATTTACAAAACAAGATCAAACCAGTGAAGTACGTTTTAGTCATCTCTATAGTGGCAGTGTGTTTGGTTTTTGCAAATAATGATGTCTTTGCCCAAAAATCAAAAATCTGCGGAGACACCCTATGCTCAAAGGTGCAGGCATGTCCAATGGACCATGTATTGGACAGAATCACGCTAAAGTGCTATCCAGGCTCTGACGGCTGGAAGATAACAGGATATTACTTGCCACTAGAAAAAGAATTCTTCAAGGACAAATTTCAAACAATACTGGTACAGGGAAAAAAGAAGAACGGCTCTTTTGACTATATTGAGGGAAATTCCACGTATTACTACAAGCAGTTCAGATCAGGATTCCTATCTGATGTAATTGTACAGGGTTCTGGCAAGACAACAGAGTCAAAAATACTGCAAACATGGGCGGATGATTTCATCTATCCAAACGGGGAAAAGACCAGATTCTATCATTTTGGAAAATGCGCATACACTGCGTCTGGCGTTTGCCTTCCACTATCGGAATCCTCGCTCTCAGAACCACTGGTCCTAGTTGCAGTGACAAAGGGAAAAACAGACATGCAAAAAGGAGTAATATCTCATGGAACCCTGCTTAGGATTCCAGACATACCGTCGCCATGGAACGCCAGGACCTACTGGGCAACAGACATTGGAGAATGGAGCGACAAGCACATTGATGTTTTTACAGGATATGGTGCAAAGGCAAAGGCAGACGCATACCGAATAACCAAGCTTCCGCCACAGGAATCAAGCAAAGTCATGGCAGTCGGATTCAAAGACACTAAATGATATGAATAATAGTAGAGACTCCGCGCTTTTCTGTCTCGTAGCCGTTTTCCATTTCTGCAACCGTTATAGTAAATGATATCAAATCCCGTTGCTGTGCCGCAGTCGCATCTAGATACAGGTGCACATCCATCAGATCATATTCCCCCTGAGGAATTCTTGTCTCATCTATGAAGACCTTGGCAGTCGACTCTACTCGGAACTGCTGGCCCTTGTAGTGCTCTATGATCTTGGTCTTTCTTCCGTTTCTGCCTGCCGCCTTGACATTGATGTCTATTATTCCTGGCTTTGAGCTGGTGTATCCTGACTGTTTGTTTACAAATACGCCAAGCTGGAATGGCTGGCCTGCGGTGGACTCTGCCATTTTTTGTATTCCGTCATTCATTGCGACATCGACTCCCTTGATTGTCTGGGAGACCTTGGCAATCCACTCGTTGCTTTTTTGTATTACTGCAGCTATTCGCTCCCGCCTTTTTTTGTCCTCTTCTGGCTCTAGCTGGTATCTATCAACCCAGGCCAAATAGTCCTTGGAAATGTCCTCGATGAATTGGATGCATGTTACCTTGTAATCATCAATAGAATTTGCCCGCTCTGATGCATCATCTGTTCGCATTCCGTCATAATCAGCAGGCATCGCCATGATATCAAAACCAGTACGTCTGTAAAAAACCAATCTTGAAAAAATATAACCCAAATTATGCTGGAAGAATTGTTGAGCTTTACCAGTATCACAACACAGCTGCAGGCGCAGTTAAAATCAAATCTGCCCCAGATTATGATGTTATTGCGGAACAATCCCGCAATGGCGTACACGAAAATAACAGAGATAGGCCTAGATGTAGGCAAAAAATACAACATCCAGCTTTTGGTAAATTTCCCGCAGGAAAACAAGATTAACGAGTTTGACTTTTACGGCAAGCGTGACTTGTCCATTATAGTAGACAGGCAAAAAAGAAACTTTGCAATTCCGCGCCAGACAATCAAGGATGTCGCTGCCAAAATTTTTGGCCCTGCCAAAATAGATGACGCATATATGTATGAGGGAAAGGAAGGCGTTCGCGTGACATTTGATGGCGGTAGAATAGACATTTTGCCGCATTCCTTGCACATTTGGTGTTTCTTTGATGATAAGGTAAACGAGTTTTGCAACTGGCTGCTAGAGCATGTCTATGACAGGGCTCAGGGCTCTAGTGCTACCAGCTCATAAGAATAATCCAGTGCGCCGTCTATTGTATAGTATTGCGCTTTTGCAGGCAGTGGAATATTGTTTGCAATCCAGAGCTTGTTTTCAATGTCGCTTATTTTGTAAGACACCACAAATGTTTTGAGTGTGCCAAACTCAAACTCGGAGTCCACATATTCTGTTACCTTTAGCTTGGGAGTGAATTTGCCGACATAGGTTGTGCCCCATTCTGCGCCAACCACCAGATACTTTGAGCCGGTCAGTGTGTCCCTAACTGAAAAGACGGATCTGTCAAGTGCCAGAATGTACGGTTTTATCTCGTCACTTGGTCCGATAAAGACAAAGGCCTCGCCAATTTGCAGCTCCTGCTCTATGTGCTGGCCTGTCTTTTTGTCATCTATTGTGAGATGGATTTTTTCAGTGTCACCTGTCTTTTCCAAAAACGCAATCTTTGCCAAAAACTCCTTGCCCTGATAATTTACCAAATATTGCAGGACTGGCTGCTCTTCTACTCCTTTTCCCACATGCCACTGGCTTGCAAATCTAGGAATGATGTTCTGCTCGGACCCCGGAATACCAGTCAGGAAAGGAAATGAAAGTCCAATTGCTGCAGCTCCCAGCATTATTCCTAATGGTATGAAGAGTGCTTTGCGAACCAATTGTTCGGATTTTCTAGGACTTTAATTTGATGATTCCGTTTGTTATTAGATACTGCAGGCCGTTGACAAAGTCCTTGTCGGTTGTCTGTCCCTCTGACCAGAACTTGGCCGCATCTTTTACCCACGACGGTATGACGTCGCTTTTTGCGCCAGTAGATGTGCTGGTTGGAATCTTGATGATTTTTTGGTTAATCAAATATTGTATGCCAGAGACAAAGTCCTTGTCTGTGATGCTGCCGTCTGACCAGAACTTGGCGTTTGTCTTGATCCAAGAAGGAATTACTATTTCTCCTGGCTTTGGTGTTGTTGGCGGTGGAGTGGTCGTTCCGGTGCCTGCCTGAACATCTACATCAAATGTGATAAATCCTGCCTTTAGTGCATCTGGCGCAACCTCAGGACCCGTTCCCTTGACTAGTATTGCATAGGTAGTCTTGCCAGACTCTTTGATGTCAATTGTGGTTCGAACCTGGCCGCCGGTTGTAAAGAGGGCATTGCGCTTTGCCTCGCCTGCAATTGATCTTACCACTTCTGTTCCAGATGCGCCTGCTTTTACCACCAAAATATCATAGTGGACCTCGTTTTCAAATTCCTCCTGGTTTACCTTGCGCTTAAAATCAATAATCATGTCCATCGGGCATCCTTGCTTGGGGCTCTTTGGGGAATATTTTACGCTGATAATCATGGTGTTTGTGTTTGTGTTCTTGGTGACATATGCAAAGTCCTCAGTGATTACAGGACAGTTGCCTCCTGTAGTTACGGCGCCAGTGTCTACAATTTTCTCAAATGGGTTCTTGGTGATATCTCGCTGGAAACTCAACAATTCAAATCTGTACTCTTGTGGCGGAACGCCTTCTGCCACATGTGCATATGTGTCAGCCTTTACTGGGAATGGGAAATTGTCCACAATCCAGACATTGTTTACTTTGCCGCCCGTCTTCCATGTTATTCTGACTGTGTCAAATACACCTGCCGGGACCGGAATCTTTTCTTCGGCTGCAGGAATGATTTGCTCGCCTCCAATGTTTCCAATTTTGCCCCATGACGGCATGGAGAACTTCTTTGGTCCTTTGCCTGTCAAGTCTCCAGTGTCTGCTGTTGCATATGCAGAAAGCCAAGATAACGATGACTTGAAAGCTGCCGCGTGTGGGATTAGGTTCTTGGTGCTTCCAATTGGCTCAGCTGCTATTTTTCCCACATTGATGGTACCTTTGTGGATTTTGCCGCCA from Candidatus Nitrosotenuis aquarius encodes:
- a CDS encoding PRC-barrel domain-containing protein, whose protein sequence is MDKGFSKPYRMAALEEIPQNNCTADTFTGKRVVDREGIKYGEVKHIHINSKTLAVSGVTIHQGFHKDYYLPAEYIDHFTEETLLLSRSPVRTNVQVVDIDGHKLGKIKRLVKDPQTNELHSIEVSDGLIHTRIVTKSDIWGVGEKVILKLTKDQFKNLH
- a CDS encoding ATP-binding cassette domain-containing protein translates to MYSIQTKDLKKIYKSGTVAVDGISIDVEEGEIFGFLGPNGAGKSTTMMILTTLLKPSGGEAFVAGYNVATQQKNVRASIGYVQQDITIDEYLTGRENLLLQARLNHIPKDQINSRIEDLLNLVELDDKANDAAITYSGGMRKRLEIAGGLLHRPKVLFLDEPTVGLDIQTRQKIWEYIKKIHNEYKMTIFLTTHYMEEADKLCGRVGIIDHGKIQTIDAPSSLKNALGGGVISLTIEENPAKAELVSKIKQIEFVRDATILDDTITVFSAKGTEVAPMIFSLSSSLGIAIKSVSITQPTLDDVFLSFTGHDLRDDSTQKSYDRRKEYRKMQRMKT
- a CDS encoding peptidase produces the protein MKTFLVALLAISLLASGLSHGASAQLQAGGVNKEGSWYVGEGLKKGDQFSYNLCHVYYKDCTPFKIDFWVEGSQQVGSEDQWKLQVVVYDGGKIHKGTINVGKIAAEPIGSTKNLIPHAAAFKSSLSWLSAYATADTGDLTGKGPKKFSMPSWGKIGNIGGEQIIPAAEEKIPVPAGVFDTVRITWKTGGKVNNVWIVDNFPFPVKADTYAHVAEGVPPQEYRFELLSFQRDITKNPFEKIVDTGAVTTGGNCPVITEDFAYVTKNTNTNTMIISVKYSPKSPKQGCPMDMIIDFKRKVNQEEFENEVHYDILVVKAGASGTEVVRSIAGEAKRNALFTTGGQVRTTIDIKESGKTTYAILVKGTGPEVAPDALKAGFITFDVDVQAGTGTTTPPPTTPKPGEIVIPSWIKTNAKFWSDGSITDKDFVSGIQYLINQKIIKIPTSTSTGAKSDVIPSWVKDAAKFWSEGQTTDKDFVNGLQYLITNGIIKLKS
- a CDS encoding nitroreductase/quinone reductase family protein; this encodes MQKSAFRATLTTKGRKTGEPHSVQLRAVWYDNMVYFSRRNENADWLKNALADNSVSVEFDGKTHHGMASLVTDESLAKKISELKYPGEERAQEVRTILQIKLS
- a CDS encoding ABC transporter permease codes for the protein MMLYDTYTVFWRELKRYRKSRSGVLIRLIQPAIWIIVIGHTFAGTKPLIQSVGFDGSYLEFMAPGVIILTAIFTSIFGGVNTLWDRRYGFMNKALVSPASRSSIALGKMLAISLISAMQSALIIGIAILIGVTFSNLLVIIPIMALVILFSLGFSGISVIVAATAKSQETFWGIINFLGMPLFMLSPALFPLELLPDWLATVARLNPVTYTVLLVREMMTGVTEGVSAVVSLGIIGAFVVSMLVIASYVFTREVNKPF